Proteins from one Vibrio coralliirubri genomic window:
- a CDS encoding DUF4198 domain-containing protein, whose protein sequence is MMKQTKMKALALAGVMAFGLAATTTAQAHPRWILPSHFTVSKEGGDWLTFDVTASHGTFVFDKPAGSENAHVIMPDGRSERPNFVVRGKRRSIFDFYFEEEGTHKVAINNQPSYYTQYKAGRRDTVKWIKANKAERDSVLPEKSRDVVTQISFTRAESYITVGKPTDSVFKIEGKLLEMKPVTHPSDIVEGEPVTFQFFYNGEIQKDVKAEITREGTLYRNHQEQIDVVSDENGEITFTPDVAGRYVMKANYKGELIDNPLADKASANVHLTFEALLQ, encoded by the coding sequence ATGATGAAACAGACAAAAATGAAGGCACTTGCTCTAGCGGGTGTTATGGCGTTCGGCCTAGCGGCTACGACAACAGCACAAGCTCACCCACGCTGGATTTTGCCATCACACTTTACCGTATCGAAAGAAGGTGGTGATTGGCTAACGTTCGACGTGACGGCGTCTCACGGTACGTTTGTTTTTGATAAGCCTGCAGGCAGCGAAAATGCGCATGTCATCATGCCTGATGGCCGTAGCGAGCGTCCTAACTTTGTTGTTCGCGGTAAACGTCGTTCAATCTTCGATTTCTACTTTGAAGAAGAAGGTACACACAAAGTTGCGATTAACAACCAGCCATCTTACTACACACAGTACAAAGCGGGCCGTCGTGACACTGTGAAATGGATCAAAGCAAACAAAGCGGAACGTGATTCTGTACTACCTGAAAAGTCACGTGACGTGGTAACACAAATCAGCTTCACTCGCGCTGAAAGCTACATCACAGTAGGAAAGCCAACGGATTCAGTCTTCAAAATTGAAGGCAAGCTACTTGAAATGAAGCCTGTGACACACCCTTCAGACATCGTTGAAGGCGAACCAGTCACGTTCCAATTCTTCTACAACGGTGAAATTCAAAAAGACGTGAAAGCTGAGATCACTCGTGAAGGCACGCTTTACCGCAACCACCAAGAACAGATTGATGTAGTGAGCGACGAGAACGGCGAAATTACGTTCACTCCAGATGTAGCGGGTCGTTACGTAATGAAAGCGAACTACAAAGGTGAGTTGATTGACAACCCACTGGCAGACAAAGCAAGCGCGAACGTTCACCTAACGTTCGAAGCACTGCTTCAATAA
- a CDS encoding metal ABC transporter permease yields the protein MDWLRQLAISGVEAGWLSDSFMYAFMVNALVAALLLGPLLGGLGTLVIAKRLAFFSEAVGHAALTGIAIGVLLGEPPENPIIGLFSFCMIFALLLHFVRNRTNVPYDTLVGVFLALALAVGAALLMYVARKINIHMLENVLFGSILTVTDQDLAILAGSCAIIILLLIPTFNRILLTCISPDIAKVRGYNTSFYDYLFVMMITLVTIAAVKIVGAVLVGALLLIPGATARLLTKRMGSFVLLSALLATVACLVGTVLPMELKLPVPSGASIIIVSATFFLAATLYRIVRKA from the coding sequence ATGGATTGGTTACGACAACTTGCCATAAGTGGCGTTGAAGCGGGTTGGCTGTCAGACAGCTTCATGTATGCGTTCATGGTCAATGCACTGGTTGCTGCATTGTTACTGGGCCCGTTACTAGGTGGCCTCGGTACTTTGGTGATTGCCAAGCGTCTGGCTTTCTTCTCTGAAGCGGTAGGCCACGCGGCATTAACCGGTATCGCTATAGGTGTGTTGCTAGGCGAGCCACCAGAAAACCCAATTATTGGTCTGTTTAGTTTCTGTATGATCTTCGCTCTGCTTCTTCACTTTGTAAGAAACAGAACCAATGTGCCATACGATACCTTAGTTGGCGTTTTCCTTGCTTTAGCGTTGGCAGTGGGTGCGGCATTGCTGATGTACGTAGCGCGTAAGATCAACATCCACATGCTTGAGAACGTACTATTTGGTTCGATTTTGACGGTAACAGACCAAGACTTAGCAATTCTTGCGGGCAGCTGCGCGATCATCATTTTGCTCTTGATACCGACGTTCAACCGTATTCTTTTGACCTGTATCAGCCCGGATATTGCCAAGGTTCGTGGTTATAACACCAGTTTCTACGACTATTTGTTTGTCATGATGATCACCTTAGTGACGATTGCAGCGGTGAAGATCGTAGGTGCTGTTCTGGTTGGCGCGTTATTACTGATTCCAGGAGCTACCGCTCGCTTGCTAACTAAACGCATGGGCAGCTTTGTATTGCTGTCGGCGTTACTGGCAACGGTCGCGTGTTTAGTTGGAACCGTCTTACCTATGGAATTGAAACTACCAGTACCTTCGGGCGCTTCAATCATCATCGTTTCTGCGACATTTTTCCTAGCGGCAACGCTATACCGAATTGTAAGAAAGGCATAA
- a CDS encoding IS4 family transposase → MFLRQALNQVHNFSPEQLSGLSDLLSPELVEQCLQESGVATIRKRRLPMEMMVWSVLGMSLYRHLSMDKVVSQLDILLPGKKPFVAPSAVIQARHRLGSDVMEAVFNHTQRLWHRKTPHPDWHGLTLHAVDGVVWRTPDTKSNDEHFSRTGNKTTISDYPQVRMVCHMELTSHLLNSASFDSVSKSEVDLTIPLIEQSPSNSLTIFDRGFYALGLLHKWQTSGDEKHWLLPLRKGAQYTVLSKVGRGQELVELKLSPQAQKKWVDAPKTLQARLITKTIKGKEVRLLTSMIDTMKYPGADIAELYSHRWEIELGYREMKQYMLQNQLTLRSKKPELVNQELWGMLVAYNLLRFMMCQMAYHQKSVMPYQIGFKQASLFLVGQLQLLPAVAPGRIPEVINYILDMSESFVLPERRERSYPRAVKKRPCRYATRPPRRR, encoded by the coding sequence ATGTTTCTTAGACAAGCCCTTAATCAAGTCCATAACTTCTCTCCAGAACAGCTCTCAGGGTTATCAGACCTGCTGTCCCCGGAACTCGTCGAACAGTGCCTCCAAGAATCTGGGGTTGCGACTATTCGAAAGCGCAGGTTACCAATGGAAATGATGGTTTGGAGTGTTTTAGGGATGTCCCTTTACCGTCATTTATCGATGGATAAAGTAGTCTCGCAACTTGATATTCTCCTACCGGGTAAGAAGCCATTCGTCGCACCTAGCGCTGTCATACAGGCACGTCACCGACTTGGTTCCGACGTTATGGAAGCCGTGTTCAATCACACTCAACGACTTTGGCACCGCAAGACTCCTCATCCCGATTGGCATGGGTTAACACTTCATGCTGTAGATGGTGTTGTGTGGAGAACACCAGACACTAAAAGTAATGATGAGCATTTTAGTAGAACAGGCAATAAAACAACGATATCTGACTACCCTCAAGTGAGAATGGTCTGCCATATGGAGCTGACCAGTCATTTACTCAACAGCGCTTCATTCGACTCAGTATCTAAAAGTGAAGTCGACCTTACGATCCCGCTTATTGAACAATCTCCCTCAAACAGCTTAACTATTTTTGACCGCGGATTTTACGCCTTGGGCTTACTGCATAAATGGCAAACCAGTGGCGATGAAAAACATTGGCTGCTCCCATTAAGAAAAGGGGCTCAATACACTGTGTTATCGAAGGTAGGCCGAGGACAAGAGCTCGTTGAGCTCAAGCTATCACCTCAAGCTCAAAAGAAGTGGGTTGATGCCCCCAAAACTCTCCAAGCTCGTTTAATCACAAAGACGATTAAAGGAAAAGAAGTCCGACTATTAACGTCAATGATAGACACGATGAAATATCCTGGTGCTGATATCGCCGAACTATATAGCCATCGTTGGGAAATAGAGTTGGGGTATCGTGAGATGAAGCAATACATGCTTCAGAACCAACTTACGTTAAGAAGCAAAAAGCCAGAGTTAGTGAATCAAGAGCTTTGGGGAATGCTGGTTGCTTACAATCTACTGCGGTTCATGATGTGTCAAATGGCCTATCATCAGAAGTCAGTGATGCCTTATCAAATCGGCTTTAAACAGGCTTCATTATTCCTTGTTGGACAGCTTCAATTATTACCAGCGGTCGCACCGGGACGAATCCCAGAAGTAATAAACTACATACTGGATATGTCAGAAAGCTTTGTTTTACCTGAGAGGCGAGAACGAAGTTACCCAAGAGCAGTAAAAAAGAGGCCTTGTCGCTATGCGACAAGGCCTCCAAGAAGACGCTAA
- a CDS encoding PepSY-associated TM helix domain-containing protein, whose product MSLKSRAVQSWARRLHVYISMALLFVVLFFSVTGITLNRPDLFESRQPNIQRSTLELPTSLFTIQDGRLKADERAFETFLFEEANLSGVPSGLDIYAEIEDGELLIGEVSMDFKGPGYNASVFVDVTSEMVEVETTNYGAIALLNDLHKGRNSGEVWKWFIDITALLMIFFVLTGVCLLLPKKKTLNTSVKWTVFGSAISLAIYFVAVP is encoded by the coding sequence ATGTCGTTAAAAAGTAGGGCGGTTCAATCATGGGCTCGTCGACTTCATGTTTATATTTCAATGGCACTTCTGTTCGTTGTTCTTTTCTTCTCAGTGACAGGTATCACCCTGAATAGACCTGACTTATTTGAGTCACGCCAACCCAATATCCAACGCTCTACTTTAGAGCTTCCTACGAGTTTGTTCACGATCCAAGACGGGCGATTAAAAGCCGACGAACGTGCCTTCGAAACATTCCTGTTTGAAGAGGCCAATTTATCGGGTGTTCCTTCTGGTTTAGACATCTACGCCGAAATTGAAGACGGTGAGTTGCTTATCGGTGAAGTGTCGATGGACTTCAAAGGACCAGGTTATAACGCGTCTGTATTTGTTGACGTGACATCTGAAATGGTCGAGGTCGAAACCACGAACTACGGCGCGATTGCACTGTTGAACGACCTACACAAAGGTCGTAATAGCGGTGAGGTATGGAAATGGTTCATCGATATCACAGCGCTGCTGATGATCTTCTTTGTACTGACTGGCGTGTGCTTACTGTTACCTAAGAAAAAAACACTCAATACCTCCGTTAAATGGACGGTATTTGGCTCTGCAATCTCACTTGCTATCTATTTTGTCGCCGTACCTTAA
- a CDS encoding metal ABC transporter ATP-binding protein, with translation MLGPSISINQLGLQYDNNVILDDISLELKAGECHVIMGPNGGGKTSLLRSVLGLTPFSGQINIHWPEKPSIGYVPQKATFESSLPLTVMDFVLLNQTRIPLFWRRKSKQLDLALAQLDRVGMATRNDRRMGQLSGGEQQRVLFAQALLDNPSLLVLDEPTTGMDEQGVRYLESLICECVDEGRTILAVHHDVTAVRRLEANVHVVNRFLVDSGPHEQVLHPSKIESLFQHYSSGAATTKPKEVA, from the coding sequence ATGTTAGGTCCATCGATTTCAATCAATCAACTTGGTCTGCAATACGACAACAACGTCATTCTTGACGATATTTCACTCGAACTTAAAGCGGGTGAGTGCCATGTAATCATGGGGCCCAACGGCGGTGGTAAAACCTCTTTGTTGCGCTCTGTTCTAGGATTGACGCCTTTCTCTGGGCAAATCAATATTCATTGGCCAGAAAAGCCAAGTATCGGTTACGTTCCTCAAAAAGCGACCTTCGAATCGAGCTTGCCTTTGACGGTCATGGATTTCGTGTTGCTTAACCAAACTCGAATTCCGCTATTTTGGCGTCGTAAGTCCAAGCAATTAGATCTTGCATTAGCACAATTGGATCGCGTCGGTATGGCGACTCGTAACGATCGCCGAATGGGACAGTTGTCGGGTGGTGAGCAGCAACGTGTGTTGTTTGCTCAAGCGCTATTGGATAACCCAAGTCTATTGGTGTTGGACGAACCAACGACCGGTATGGATGAACAAGGCGTTCGTTATCTTGAATCACTGATTTGTGAATGTGTTGACGAGGGTCGCACGATCCTTGCGGTTCACCACGATGTAACCGCAGTACGTCGCCTTGAAGCCAATGTACATGTTGTGAATCGATTCTTGGTGGATAGTGGTCCACACGAACAGGTACTACATCCAAGTAAGATTGAAAGCTTATTCCAGCACTACAGCAGTGGCGCTGCGACGACCAAACCGAAGGAGGTTGCGTGA
- a CDS encoding DUF6162 family protein — MMIQGVRADTGGREGKWVGLLIVFILSFATVAIPFHQAESHIEAVLDHQILVTDVEQENLAMLSELRLAHEEIRDLRMESDGEWPSVASLKDEWVAPFVEDQSWKRKGSHAWLLDNRGYYFSTPSEYATSSEQAAPTDHGFADSFILNANSVSPEIWIFFGGVASQPTNFDENTLESAGWKMVVNESEVDLHDASSH; from the coding sequence ATGATGATTCAAGGTGTACGTGCTGACACGGGCGGCAGAGAAGGCAAATGGGTAGGGCTGCTCATTGTGTTCATTCTGAGCTTTGCCACGGTTGCTATCCCATTTCATCAAGCAGAATCGCATATCGAAGCGGTACTTGATCATCAAATCTTAGTGACCGATGTCGAGCAAGAAAACTTGGCGATGTTGTCAGAGCTGCGCTTGGCTCATGAAGAGATTCGCGACCTGCGTATGGAGTCTGACGGCGAATGGCCAAGTGTTGCGTCACTTAAAGATGAATGGGTCGCTCCATTTGTTGAAGACCAGAGTTGGAAGCGCAAAGGTTCTCATGCTTGGTTATTGGACAATCGTGGTTATTACTTCTCTACGCCAAGCGAATATGCGACATCAAGTGAACAAGCGGCGCCAACCGATCATGGCTTCGCTGATTCCTTTATTTTGAACGCCAACAGTGTCTCTCCTGAAATCTGGATTTTTTTTGGTGGCGTAGCAAGTCAACCGACTAATTTTGATGAGAACACACTTGAATCTGCTGGCTGGAAAATGGTCGTCAATGAATCAGAAGTTGATCTGCATGACGCTTCTTCTCATTAA
- a CDS encoding metal ABC transporter solute-binding protein, Zn/Mn family — protein sequence MRIMTLMMSLLAVLMTPNALAKEYKVDSDKLTIGITLQPYYSYVKAVVGDKVNILPLVDAGFNPHNYLPQPNDLKRLSQMDAIVVNGIGHDDFALKVISAAQRDDLVVIEANKEVPLLPALGQSVGQGAVNPHTFVGLSTTIQKVYTIASEVSKLDPDNAAFYRKNARKYAKQFRFMKRDAMLSLGELDTSGMKVATTHNAYGYILQEFGVDVAAVIEPAHGVEPSASQLQETIEKIRASGIDVLFYELNMPNRFVDTIEAETGVQLYRFSHMTHGEYEDDKVEVEMKKNLETLIEAMKFAAANQAKSGNA from the coding sequence ATGCGAATTATGACTCTAATGATGTCGTTATTGGCGGTGTTAATGACACCCAATGCATTGGCAAAAGAATACAAGGTCGACAGCGATAAGCTGACGATTGGCATAACCCTTCAGCCTTACTACAGCTATGTAAAAGCCGTGGTGGGTGACAAAGTGAACATCCTTCCTTTGGTTGATGCTGGCTTTAATCCGCATAACTACTTACCACAACCGAACGACTTGAAACGTTTGAGCCAGATGGACGCCATCGTGGTAAACGGTATTGGCCATGACGACTTCGCACTAAAAGTCATTTCAGCTGCGCAACGTGATGACTTAGTGGTGATCGAAGCGAACAAAGAAGTGCCTTTACTTCCAGCATTAGGCCAGTCTGTGGGTCAAGGCGCGGTGAATCCGCACACGTTTGTTGGACTTTCGACAACAATTCAAAAGGTTTACACCATCGCGAGTGAAGTATCTAAGCTCGACCCAGACAACGCGGCTTTTTATCGTAAGAATGCACGTAAATACGCAAAGCAATTTCGCTTTATGAAGCGCGATGCGATGTTGTCATTAGGTGAGTTAGATACTTCAGGTATGAAGGTGGCGACCACCCACAATGCGTATGGCTACATCCTTCAAGAGTTTGGTGTGGATGTTGCGGCGGTGATTGAGCCTGCACACGGTGTTGAACCAAGTGCGAGTCAGCTGCAAGAGACGATCGAAAAGATCCGTGCATCGGGCATTGATGTGTTGTTCTACGAGCTAAACATGCCAAATCGTTTTGTTGACACGATTGAAGCGGAAACAGGTGTTCAGCTTTACCGTTTCTCTCACATGACGCATGGCGAATATGAAGACGACAAAGTTGAAGTTGAGATGAAGAAGAACCTAGAAACGCTGATCGAAGCAATGAAATTTGCAGCGGCGAATCAAGCTAAAAGCGGGAACGCATAA
- a CDS encoding DUF2986 domain-containing protein encodes MNRKKKINQILKKKQKQANSKLHSSNKPRYISKADRAKMEAEEQAKAAQEQAEGTVEATVEAEETKAAE; translated from the coding sequence ATGAACCGTAAGAAAAAAATCAATCAAATTCTAAAAAAGAAGCAGAAACAGGCGAATTCTAAACTGCATAGTAGCAACAAGCCTCGCTACATTTCTAAAGCTGACCGTGCAAAAATGGAAGCTGAAGAACAGGCTAAAGCCGCTCAAGAGCAAGCCGAAGGCACAGTTGAAGCGACTGTTGAAGCCGAAGAGACAAAAGCTGCAGAGTAA
- a CDS encoding GNAT family N-acetyltransferase yields the protein MQAVETERLRLRMITPQDAAFIQRLYSSEDFLRYIGDKEISDTDKAVEYIKNNILKMHEEKGVCLLMVEMKDALTPIGICGLIKRDNLESHDIGYGFVPEVYGQGFAQEAAQAIIEQAKQNADIDHLVAITTSDNIRSIALLTKLGFVFERIEDVLSESVNLNLYGLSLGN from the coding sequence ATGCAGGCCGTCGAGACCGAACGTTTACGATTAAGAATGATCACGCCTCAAGATGCGGCGTTTATTCAGCGATTATACAGCTCAGAAGATTTCCTGCGTTACATTGGAGACAAGGAAATCAGCGACACTGACAAGGCCGTTGAATACATCAAAAACAACATTCTTAAGATGCATGAAGAGAAGGGTGTTTGCCTATTGATGGTTGAAATGAAGGACGCATTAACCCCAATTGGTATTTGCGGGTTAATTAAAAGAGATAACCTAGAGTCGCATGATATTGGCTATGGCTTTGTTCCAGAGGTGTATGGACAAGGTTTTGCTCAAGAAGCGGCACAAGCAATAATTGAACAAGCTAAACAGAATGCTGATATCGATCATTTAGTTGCCATCACTACCTCTGATAACATTCGAAGCATCGCACTGCTAACTAAGTTAGGTTTTGTGTTTGAGCGAATCGAAGACGTATTAAGTGAAAGCGTCAACCTCAACCTGTACGGTTTATCTCTGGGCAATTAA
- a CDS encoding ABC transporter substrate-binding protein yields the protein MTSLMNRISSSVKATTQVGALTSLLLAGSMVSISANAEDILTSTPVTYALATELTKGTEITTEYLPPKRYGIDRLPNWFGTKGASKVLQSGKKATVAVTLSSIWQVDPTFVYARQGNIHLVEVDAAQAITPRAQGVAALTLSNGDVSKYAWLNPTNLTRMAAIVADDFKLLWPAQAETIDSNLQRVMLDVRELINKQQAVLLDNDVDSVLLLSESLEDFASGTQLFVEERMFKAELEWTEQDKAKLKAMFSEDDALWLVTAKKPTNLIKSLVPNERILVVDSVDRWGRAGINAKAPFARWEVQPFKG from the coding sequence ATGACTTCTTTAATGAATCGTATCTCAAGTTCAGTGAAGGCAACGACTCAAGTAGGCGCACTAACTAGCTTATTGTTGGCTGGCTCAATGGTGTCTATCAGTGCTAATGCCGAGGATATCCTCACCAGTACGCCTGTGACTTATGCCTTGGCGACAGAGCTAACCAAAGGCACTGAAATTACCACCGAATATCTGCCACCAAAACGCTACGGCATTGATCGTCTGCCAAATTGGTTTGGTACAAAGGGGGCAAGCAAAGTGCTTCAATCCGGTAAAAAGGCGACGGTAGCAGTGACGTTGTCATCCATCTGGCAAGTTGACCCAACTTTTGTTTACGCAAGACAGGGCAATATCCATTTGGTTGAAGTAGATGCTGCTCAAGCGATCACACCGCGCGCGCAAGGTGTTGCCGCGCTGACGTTATCAAATGGCGATGTGTCTAAATACGCATGGTTAAACCCAACCAACTTAACGCGCATGGCGGCGATTGTTGCTGATGACTTTAAGTTATTGTGGCCAGCGCAAGCTGAGACCATTGATAGCAACCTACAGCGTGTAATGCTTGATGTGCGTGAGCTGATTAACAAACAACAAGCGGTGTTATTGGATAACGACGTAGATTCAGTCTTGTTGCTCTCAGAAAGCTTGGAAGATTTCGCTTCAGGTACTCAACTGTTTGTTGAAGAACGTATGTTCAAAGCTGAACTGGAATGGACAGAACAAGACAAAGCCAAACTCAAAGCGATGTTTTCAGAAGACGATGCACTATGGTTAGTCACAGCGAAAAAGCCAACTAACTTAATTAAGTCTCTAGTACCTAACGAGCGTATCTTGGTAGTTGATTCCGTTGACCGTTGGGGACGAGCGGGGATTAATGCAAAAGCGCCGTTTGCACGCTGGGAAGTTCAGCCTTTCAAAGGTTAA
- a CDS encoding DUF2271 domain-containing protein has translation MKKMNWSKALLALSLLPSLGMAQAIPDTAKLDVSFELPKIDTSMYARPYVAVWVENSERKSVKTIELWVGKDEWLKDLRSWWRKVGRYDRELVDAVTSATRPAGKYRFVWDGKSDDGQDLEQGEYTVHIEVVREHGGRNYLRQKVSLTDSNVSYELKATEETGEITLNYVAK, from the coding sequence ATGAAAAAAATGAACTGGAGCAAGGCGCTTCTTGCTTTATCTCTTTTGCCAAGCCTAGGTATGGCACAAGCGATTCCTGATACGGCAAAACTTGATGTCAGCTTCGAGCTTCCAAAGATTGATACCTCTATGTATGCGCGTCCTTATGTGGCGGTGTGGGTAGAGAACAGCGAACGAAAATCAGTGAAAACCATTGAACTTTGGGTCGGTAAAGATGAATGGCTGAAAGATCTACGCAGCTGGTGGAGAAAAGTTGGACGTTACGACCGTGAGCTCGTTGATGCTGTGACATCCGCAACGCGTCCTGCCGGCAAGTACCGCTTTGTTTGGGATGGTAAGAGCGATGACGGTCAAGATCTAGAGCAAGGCGAATACACGGTTCATATCGAAGTGGTTCGTGAACACGGCGGCCGTAACTATCTTCGTCAGAAAGTATCACTCACAGATTCAAACGTTTCTTATGAGCTAAAGGCGACAGAAGAGACGGGTGAAATCACACTGAATTACGTCGCTAAATAG